ACGGTTCGGCGTGGGGCGCAGAGGATGGAGACGCTCGCCCGAGAGGCCGGAATGGAGTTGCACGTAGAAGACCGGGAGGCGTGGGTTCTCGCGGATGAGGAGTGGTTGGATCAGGCCGTGATCATCCTGCTCAACAACGCCATCCAGCACTCGCGGCGCGCCGGTCGCATCCGCATATGCTCCGGCGGTTCGACCCTGACGGTAGAAGACGAAGGGCTCGGTATAAAAGAGGCCGACCTCCCCCACGTCTTCGAGCGTTTCTACCGGGCGGCATCCGCTCCTGAGGGTTTCGGTCTGGGCCTCCCGCTTTGCAAAGAACTGATCGAGCGGATGGCGGGTAGTATCTCTCTACGCTCCAGAGAAGGAGAGGGGACCGTGGTGAAGGTAGAGCTACCAGAGGCAGAGAGTGCCACAGAGAATCTTGATAGTAGAAGATAACGCCCCGACCCGGGCGGTCCTCGAACGGGCGCTCTCGCGGGAGGGCTTCCAGACTACGGCTCTGAGAGATGGTGAGAAAGCGCTGGAACACCTTCTATCCTCCGAGCCTTATGATCTCCTGATCCTGGACCTGATGCTCCCCGGGATGGACGGTGTGACCCTCTGCCGGGAGCTCCGGGAGCGAGGCGGCTCCCAAAGCCGGGTGCCGGTGATCATGCTCACCGCCCGTGACGACGAGACGAGCGTCGTGGTGGGCCTTGAGGTCGGCGCCGACGACTACGTGAGCAAACCGTTCAGCCCGCGCGAACTCGTAAGCCGGGTTCGCGCTCACCTCCGCCGCCAACGACTCGATACCCGCCCCGACGAGCAATCCAGACTCTTCTTCCCCGGCCTGGAGATAGACCGCCT
This sequence is a window from Rubrobacter indicoceani. Protein-coding genes within it:
- a CDS encoding response regulator transcription factor, which produces MIVEDNAPTRAVLERALSREGFQTTALRDGEKALEHLLSSEPYDLLILDLMLPGMDGVTLCRELRERGGSQSRVPVIMLTARDDETSVVVGLEVGADDYVSKPFSPRELVSRVRAHLRRQRLDTRPDEQSRLFFPGLEIDRLKRKVTVRDEPVELTAKEFEVLSLLASHPGRVYTREQIMSHLWDGKLYGETRAADVYVQQLRSKIESDPKAPHYVLTLRGVGYRFAEPQDEGR